From Acidimicrobiales bacterium, one genomic window encodes:
- a CDS encoding MFS transporter: MTDEPPGEPLRRNRDFTLFWCGQLVSTLGSRITSIGYPLLVLAETGSGGDVGAVAFAQGLPFLLWFLPAGALVDRGDRKRIMLACDVVRLAGLSVLVGAIAADRLSVPLVAAVAFVEGTAFVFFELSEAAALPQIVPRRHLASALAGNQARVQGADLLGQPAGGLLFSVGRAVPFVADAASYLVSFVTLLFVRPAFQGERAPSPGLARLGAEMREGIAWLARQPVLRAIVVLVAGSNLAFNALTIVLILRAESLGASPGVIGVMLAFFGAGAIVGSAVAPRLTRRLSLRAVVVGSMWAWAASMVALAPLRSALALGAVAGLGAVVGPVFNVAVAAYRYAATPDELQGRALSAARAVAWGTIPLGGLAAGLLVESVGAAPALAVLGGYMVAVAAVASVLPSLRRAAEPHLVAR; the protein is encoded by the coding sequence GTGACCGACGAGCCTCCCGGCGAGCCGCTCCGCCGCAACCGGGACTTCACCCTGTTCTGGTGCGGCCAGCTCGTGTCGACGCTCGGGTCGAGGATCACCTCGATCGGCTACCCGCTCCTCGTGCTGGCCGAGACGGGCTCGGGCGGCGACGTGGGCGCCGTCGCCTTCGCCCAGGGCCTCCCGTTCCTGCTGTGGTTCCTGCCCGCAGGGGCGCTGGTCGACCGGGGCGACCGCAAGCGGATCATGCTCGCCTGCGACGTCGTCCGGCTGGCCGGCCTGTCCGTGCTGGTCGGGGCCATCGCCGCCGACCGCCTGTCGGTCCCGCTCGTCGCCGCCGTCGCCTTCGTGGAGGGCACCGCGTTCGTGTTCTTCGAGCTCTCCGAGGCGGCGGCCCTCCCCCAGATCGTGCCCCGCCGGCACCTCGCGTCCGCGCTGGCCGGCAACCAGGCGAGGGTCCAGGGCGCCGACCTGCTCGGCCAGCCGGCCGGCGGCCTGCTGTTCTCCGTCGGCCGGGCCGTGCCGTTCGTGGCCGACGCCGCGTCCTACCTCGTCTCGTTCGTCACCCTGCTGTTCGTGCGGCCGGCCTTCCAGGGCGAGCGGGCGCCGAGCCCGGGGCTCGCCCGGCTGGGCGCCGAGATGCGGGAGGGGATCGCCTGGCTGGCCCGCCAGCCCGTCCTGCGGGCCATCGTGGTGCTCGTGGCCGGCAGCAACCTGGCCTTCAACGCGCTGACGATCGTGCTGATCCTCCGGGCCGAGTCGCTCGGGGCCTCGCCGGGCGTGATCGGCGTGATGCTCGCCTTCTTCGGGGCCGGGGCCATCGTCGGGTCGGCGGTCGCCCCGCGCCTCACCCGCCGGCTGTCGCTGCGGGCCGTCGTCGTGGGGTCGATGTGGGCCTGGGCGGCGTCGATGGTCGCCCTCGCGCCGCTGCGCTCGGCGCTCGCCCTCGGCGCGGTCGCCGGGCTCGGCGCCGTCGTCGGCCCGGTGTTCAACGTCGCCGTGGCCGCGTACCGCTACGCGGCGACCCCCGACGAGCTCCAGGGGCGCGCGCTCAGCGCCGCCCGGGCCGTCGCCTGGGGCACGATCCCGCTCGGGGGCCTCGCCGCCGGCCTGCTGGTCGAGTCGGTGGGGGCGGCGCCGGCGCTCGCCGTGCTCGGCGGCTACATGGTCGCCGTCGCCGCCGTCGCGTCGGTCCTCCCGAGCCTGCGCCGGGCCGCCGAGCCGCACCTGGTGGCGCGGTGA
- the fdhD gene encoding formate dehydrogenase accessory sulfurtransferase FdhD, translating into MAGRTAKVLVHRLAGGRLGRAPDEVVVEEPLEIRLDGHLVTTTMRTPGHDHELAAGFCWTEGLLGGAAVQRCRSCAVGPPEDRRWNVVHVETGGRAPVPEARLTTTTSSCGLCGAASLDAVRRRLHPLPAPRRFDLDVLAAAPAALRSAQDLFSSTGGVHAAGAFTAGGDLVVVREDVGRHNAVDKVVGRLLLAHRMDDARDLGLVVSGRASFEIVQKAWAAGFPAVVAVSAPSSLAVETARVAGLMLAGFAREGRLNVYAPEDVRR; encoded by the coding sequence ATGGCCGGTCGCACGGCGAAGGTGCTGGTCCACAGGCTCGCCGGCGGACGGCTGGGCCGGGCGCCGGACGAGGTCGTCGTCGAGGAGCCGCTCGAGATCCGCCTCGACGGCCACCTCGTGACCACCACGATGCGCACGCCGGGGCACGACCACGAGCTGGCCGCCGGCTTCTGCTGGACCGAGGGGCTGCTCGGCGGGGCGGCCGTGCAGCGGTGCCGCAGCTGCGCCGTCGGGCCGCCCGAGGACCGCCGCTGGAACGTCGTCCACGTCGAGACCGGCGGCCGGGCCCCGGTGCCGGAGGCCCGCCTGACCACGACCACGTCGTCCTGCGGCCTGTGCGGGGCGGCCTCGCTCGACGCCGTCCGCCGGCGCCTGCACCCGCTGCCCGCCCCCCGCCGGTTCGACCTCGACGTGCTGGCCGCCGCGCCCGCCGCCCTCCGGTCGGCCCAGGACCTGTTCTCCTCGACGGGCGGGGTCCACGCCGCCGGGGCGTTCACGGCCGGCGGCGACCTCGTCGTCGTCCGGGAGGACGTGGGCCGCCACAACGCCGTCGACAAGGTGGTCGGCCGCCTGCTGCTCGCCCACCGGATGGACGACGCCCGCGACCTCGGCCTCGTCGTCAGCGGGCGGGCGTCGTTCGAGATCGTCCAGAAGGCGTGGGCCGCCGGCTTCCCGGCCGTCGTGGCCGTGAGCGCGCCGTCGTCGCTCGCGGTGGAGACGGCGAGGGTGGCCGGCCTCATGCTGGCCGGGTTCGCCAGGGAGGGCCGCCTGAACGTCTACGCGCCGGAGGACGTGCGCAGATGA
- a CDS encoding AAA family ATPase, with product MTDQGGHAGLAWPDHDSGPVPPPDHVAAGRDERPTRKPLAFWDRVKFLLLFVLLFWFFVWSNLSDNPIITTGDAFRDTVSSKWWLFALFGLEVVRQLHFLVAERSPGYHRFWSESVFGRFERRAGRLNDWNRYRIARALKVLAALALLSVVMGVLFDVHPATALFELPARLYTILPFVLQLAFGFFFVIFQFVGLFWFLSRGGVDVYFPDDIKTRFSDVWGQDAVVDRVKENMVFLEDPETIEAKGGYVPGGILLWGPPGTGKTLMAEAVAGETGKPFVFVDPGAFINMFMGVGILKVKGLFRKLRKLAVRYGGVIVFFDEADALGNRGLQTQPGFGAIAPKAAWDPAPACNGDAWLSPQAQWALHQAELPATAPPSGLSDRIIAGMGGMGGGGMGTLQALLTELSGLKKPRGFMNRVVRRVLGMRPKPPPKYRILVMMATNMPQALDEALLRPGRIDRIYKVGYPSKQGRKRTYEGYLAKVAHNLSDEEIDKLAVMTPYGTGATIKDMVNEALIIAIRDGRSTITWPDIVRAKQLKEHGPPDDAEYIERERHATAIHEACHAVVTYRTRRHVVIDMATIERRGDTGGFVAWIPPEDQMFNWRSEYEADLMSALASLAGERLFFEGDNTNGVGGDLAKSTRLATMMEGYWGMGSTIASHRVKRELGVGGGGGPRPDKPEDEQEDLISGPLGERIEGNLRRLFNATEQLLRDSRSDVLALAHALETYKTLSGEDVIAVLEGRQGPMIDGRPYKLPEFIELAERYHERALEAHRRHSAIDVPLPVYTPPAAVPVGAVAGNGGSPGPGPYVYEVPHHGGNGSRGNGR from the coding sequence ATGACCGACCAAGGGGGTCACGCCGGGCTGGCCTGGCCCGACCACGACAGCGGGCCCGTCCCGCCGCCCGACCACGTCGCGGCCGGCCGGGACGAGCGCCCCACCCGCAAGCCCCTCGCCTTCTGGGACCGGGTGAAGTTCCTCCTGCTGTTCGTCCTCCTGTTCTGGTTCTTCGTCTGGTCGAACCTGTCCGACAACCCGATCATCACCACGGGGGACGCCTTCCGGGACACCGTCTCGTCGAAGTGGTGGCTGTTCGCCCTGTTCGGGCTGGAGGTCGTCCGCCAGCTCCACTTCCTCGTGGCCGAGCGCTCGCCCGGCTACCACCGGTTCTGGAGCGAGTCGGTGTTCGGCCGCTTCGAGCGGCGGGCCGGGCGCCTGAACGACTGGAACCGCTACCGGATCGCGAGGGCGCTGAAGGTCCTCGCCGCGCTGGCGCTGCTCAGCGTCGTGATGGGCGTCCTGTTCGACGTCCACCCGGCCACCGCGCTGTTCGAGCTGCCGGCCCGGCTCTACACGATCCTGCCCTTCGTCCTCCAGCTGGCCTTCGGCTTCTTCTTCGTCATCTTCCAGTTCGTCGGCCTGTTCTGGTTCCTGTCCCGCGGCGGGGTGGACGTCTACTTCCCCGACGACATCAAGACCCGGTTCTCCGACGTGTGGGGCCAGGACGCGGTCGTCGACCGGGTGAAGGAGAACATGGTCTTCCTGGAGGACCCGGAGACCATCGAGGCCAAGGGCGGCTACGTGCCCGGCGGCATCCTCCTCTGGGGCCCGCCCGGCACGGGCAAGACGCTGATGGCCGAGGCGGTGGCCGGCGAGACCGGCAAGCCGTTCGTGTTCGTCGACCCCGGCGCGTTCATCAACATGTTCATGGGCGTCGGCATCCTCAAGGTCAAGGGCCTGTTCCGCAAGCTGCGGAAGCTCGCCGTCCGCTACGGCGGGGTGATCGTGTTCTTCGACGAGGCCGACGCCCTCGGCAACCGCGGCCTCCAGACCCAGCCCGGGTTCGGGGCCATCGCCCCGAAGGCGGCCTGGGACCCGGCGCCGGCCTGCAACGGCGACGCCTGGCTGTCGCCCCAGGCCCAGTGGGCCCTCCACCAGGCCGAGCTGCCGGCCACCGCGCCGCCCTCGGGCCTGTCCGACCGCATCATCGCCGGCATGGGGGGGATGGGCGGCGGCGGCATGGGGACGCTCCAGGCCCTCCTCACCGAGCTGTCCGGCCTGAAGAAGCCGAGGGGCTTCATGAACCGGGTCGTCCGCCGGGTGCTCGGCATGCGGCCCAAGCCGCCGCCCAAGTACCGGATCCTCGTCATGATGGCGACGAACATGCCCCAGGCCCTCGACGAGGCCCTGCTCCGCCCCGGCCGCATCGACCGCATCTACAAGGTCGGCTACCCCTCCAAGCAGGGACGGAAGCGGACCTACGAGGGCTACCTGGCCAAGGTCGCCCACAACCTGTCCGACGAGGAGATCGACAAGCTCGCGGTCATGACGCCCTACGGCACGGGCGCCACGATCAAGGACATGGTGAACGAGGCGCTGATCATCGCCATCCGCGACGGTCGCTCCACGATCACCTGGCCCGACATCGTCCGGGCCAAGCAGCTGAAGGAGCACGGCCCGCCCGACGACGCCGAGTACATCGAGCGGGAGCGCCACGCCACCGCCATCCACGAGGCGTGCCACGCCGTCGTCACCTACCGCACCCGCCGCCACGTCGTGATCGACATGGCGACCATCGAGCGGCGGGGCGACACCGGCGGCTTCGTCGCCTGGATCCCGCCCGAGGACCAGATGTTCAACTGGCGCTCCGAGTACGAGGCCGACCTGATGTCGGCGCTCGCCTCCCTCGCCGGCGAGCGGCTGTTCTTCGAGGGCGACAACACCAACGGCGTCGGCGGCGACCTCGCCAAGTCCACCCGGCTGGCCACGATGATGGAGGGCTACTGGGGGATGGGGTCGACGATCGCCTCCCACCGGGTCAAGCGCGAGCTCGGCGTCGGCGGGGGCGGCGGCCCCCGGCCGGACAAGCCCGAGGACGAGCAGGAGGACCTGATCTCCGGCCCGCTGGGCGAGCGCATCGAGGGCAACCTGCGCCGGCTGTTCAACGCCACCGAGCAGCTGCTGCGGGACTCGCGGTCCGACGTGCTGGCCCTCGCCCACGCCCTGGAGACGTACAAGACGCTCTCGGGCGAGGACGTCATCGCCGTGCTGGAGGGCCGGCAGGGCCCGATGATCGACGGCCGCCCCTACAAGCTGCCGGAGTTCATCGAGCTGGCCGAGCGCTACCACGAGCGGGCCCTGGAGGCCCACCGGCGCCACAGCGCGATCGACGTGCCCCTCCCCGTCTACACGCCGCCGGCGGCCGTGCCGGTCGGCGCGGTGGCCGGCAACGGCGGCTCGCCCGGCCCGGGCCCCTACGTCTACGAGGTGCCCCACCACGGCGGCAACGGGAGCCGCGGCAACGGTCGGTAG
- a CDS encoding chlorite dismutase family protein: MSDATSPEPAPLDTRGVVHLFWKVTPATDPEAVVAAVKRAEGGDHQVVTVGVLGHKADLCVMAVGPDLWRLRELQGDLAAAGLDLVDSYVSRTELSEYAANVPERAKRERLRPTLPPEGRTAFCFYPMSKRRQPGQNWYRLPYEQRLELMYEHGRSGRNFAGRVVQLVTGSTGLDDWEWGVTLFAVTHDDLKEVVYTMRFDEASALYAEFGPFVTGIVAPVEELVDRLVRR, from the coding sequence GTGAGCGACGCGACCTCGCCGGAGCCGGCCCCCCTCGACACCAGGGGGGTCGTCCACCTGTTCTGGAAGGTCACCCCGGCGACCGACCCCGAGGCCGTCGTGGCCGCCGTGAAGCGGGCCGAGGGCGGCGATCACCAGGTCGTCACCGTCGGCGTGCTCGGGCACAAGGCCGACCTCTGCGTGATGGCCGTCGGCCCCGACCTGTGGCGCCTGCGCGAGCTCCAGGGCGACCTCGCCGCCGCCGGGCTCGACCTCGTCGACTCCTACGTGTCGCGGACCGAGCTGTCCGAGTACGCCGCCAACGTGCCGGAGCGGGCCAAGCGGGAGCGGCTCCGCCCGACCCTCCCGCCGGAGGGCAGGACGGCGTTCTGCTTCTACCCGATGTCCAAGCGCCGCCAGCCCGGCCAGAACTGGTACCGGCTGCCGTACGAGCAGCGCCTCGAGCTGATGTACGAGCACGGCCGGTCGGGCCGCAACTTCGCCGGCCGGGTCGTGCAGCTCGTCACCGGGTCGACCGGCCTCGACGACTGGGAGTGGGGGGTCACGCTCTTCGCAGTGACCCACGACGACCTGAAGGAGGTCGTCTACACCATGCGCTTCGACGAGGCCTCGGCCCTGTACGCCGAGTTCGGGCCGTTCGTGACGGGGATCGTGGCGCCGGTCGAGGAGCTGGTCGACCGGCTCGTGCGCCGCTGA
- a CDS encoding FKBP-type peptidyl-prolyl cis-trans isomerase, protein MAPTKPEVTVPGGPPPGKALQVEDLEVGTGDEAVPGKRVEVHYVGVSWSTGQQFDASWDRGETFRFKLGGGQVIPGWDQGVAGMRVGGRRRLTIPPALGYGARGAGGVIAPNETLVFVVDLVSMG, encoded by the coding sequence ATGGCGCCCACGAAGCCCGAGGTGACCGTCCCCGGCGGCCCGCCGCCCGGCAAGGCCCTCCAGGTCGAGGACCTCGAGGTCGGCACCGGCGACGAGGCGGTGCCCGGCAAGCGGGTCGAGGTCCACTACGTCGGCGTGTCCTGGTCGACCGGGCAGCAGTTCGACGCGTCGTGGGACCGGGGCGAGACGTTCCGGTTCAAGCTCGGCGGCGGCCAGGTGATCCCCGGCTGGGACCAGGGCGTCGCCGGCATGCGGGTCGGCGGCCGGCGGCGGCTGACGATCCCGCCCGCCCTCGGCTACGGCGCGCGCGGCGCCGGCGGGGTGATCGCGCCGAACGAGACGCTGGTGTTCGTGGTCGACCTCGTGTCGATGGGCTGA
- a CDS encoding dienelactone hydrolase family protein, giving the protein MADDDLAGFERTTFAAGGRERPVYRAGSGPAVVVVAEIPGITPLVAAFARRVAAIGCTAVVPHLFGEPGRPPSPAYGLRTFGRVCVSREFALLAGRRSSPVTSWLRALAVAEHERCGGPGVGAVGMCLTGNFALAMAVEPAVLAPVLSQPSLPLPVTRARRRQLHVSDEDLAVVRGRVRDEGLCVLGLRFTGDRLSPPERFAHLREALGDGFVAVEIDSSPGNPWDLPSQAHSVLTEHLVDREGHPTRDALDRVLALFRDRLVGGS; this is encoded by the coding sequence GTGGCCGACGACGACCTGGCCGGGTTCGAGCGCACGACGTTCGCCGCCGGCGGCCGGGAGCGGCCCGTGTACCGGGCCGGGTCGGGCCCGGCCGTCGTCGTCGTCGCCGAGATCCCCGGCATCACCCCGCTCGTCGCCGCCTTCGCCCGGCGGGTCGCCGCCATCGGGTGCACCGCCGTCGTCCCCCACCTGTTCGGCGAGCCGGGGCGCCCGCCGTCGCCCGCCTACGGGCTGCGCACGTTCGGCCGGGTGTGCGTGTCGCGGGAGTTCGCGCTGCTCGCCGGCCGGCGGTCGTCGCCGGTGACCTCGTGGCTGCGCGCCCTCGCCGTCGCCGAGCACGAGCGCTGCGGCGGTCCCGGGGTGGGCGCCGTCGGCATGTGCCTCACCGGCAACTTTGCGCTGGCCATGGCCGTCGAGCCGGCCGTGCTGGCGCCCGTCCTCAGCCAGCCGAGCCTCCCGCTGCCGGTCACCCGGGCGCGCCGGCGGCAGCTGCACGTGTCCGACGAGGACCTCGCCGTCGTGCGCGGCCGGGTGCGCGACGAGGGGCTGTGCGTGCTCGGCCTCCGCTTCACCGGGGACCGGCTGTCGCCGCCCGAGCGGTTCGCCCACCTGCGCGAGGCGCTCGGCGACGGGTTCGTCGCCGTCGAGATCGACTCGTCGCCGGGGAACCCGTGGGACCTGCCGAGCCAGGCCCACTCGGTGCTCACCGAGCACCTCGTCGACCGCGAGGGCCACCCGACGCGGGACGCGCTCGACCGCGTGCTCGCCCTGTTCCGCGACCGCCTCGTCGGCGGATCGTGA
- a CDS encoding branched-chain amino acid ABC transporter permease: protein MSEVTEVGRRRHPLLALLAGAMAVMLAFGALAGLAAPASAQAPQGERVRGTLKSGEDPVAGVDIVVATADGQEVGTATTADDGTFELELPGPGEYTATLDVDTLPEGVELAEGAPNPLRFPIRTNQARPLLFRFAASEEARGTVGGGNSEIDRALQRLVDGIELGLIIAMAAVGLSLIFGTTGLTNFAHGEIVTFGALVAWYVNVNLDIHFFPATVIAVIVGGLAGALQDRVIWRPLRNRGTGLIAMLVISIGLSLLFRYVFLYQFGGRTRPYAQYAVQRAWQWGPVDIAPKTFYSILVSLLVLFLVGLGLQRTRLGKAMRAVADNGDLAAASGIDTQRVVLLVWVFGGALAALGGVLQGLNQQVSWQVGFQLLLLMFAGVTLGGLGTAYGALVGSLVVGVFISVSTIWIADELKNVGALLILILVLLVRPQGILGRAERIG, encoded by the coding sequence GTGTCGGAGGTCACTGAGGTAGGGAGGCGGCGGCACCCGCTCCTCGCCCTGCTGGCGGGGGCGATGGCGGTGATGCTCGCGTTCGGCGCACTGGCCGGCCTCGCCGCGCCCGCGTCCGCGCAGGCGCCGCAGGGGGAACGGGTCAGGGGCACGCTGAAGAGCGGCGAGGACCCCGTCGCCGGCGTCGACATCGTCGTCGCCACGGCCGACGGCCAGGAGGTCGGCACGGCCACGACGGCCGACGACGGGACCTTCGAGCTGGAGCTCCCCGGGCCGGGCGAGTACACGGCGACCCTCGACGTCGACACCCTGCCGGAGGGGGTCGAGCTGGCCGAGGGGGCGCCCAACCCGCTGCGCTTCCCGATCCGCACCAACCAGGCCCGCCCCCTGCTGTTCCGGTTCGCGGCCAGCGAGGAGGCGCGGGGCACGGTCGGCGGCGGGAACAGCGAGATCGACCGCGCCCTCCAGCGCCTCGTCGACGGCATCGAGCTGGGCCTGATCATCGCCATGGCCGCCGTCGGCCTCTCGCTGATCTTCGGCACCACCGGGCTGACGAACTTCGCGCACGGCGAGATCGTGACGTTCGGCGCGCTGGTCGCCTGGTACGTCAACGTCAACCTCGACATCCACTTCTTCCCGGCGACGGTGATCGCGGTGATCGTCGGCGGCCTGGCCGGCGCGCTCCAGGACCGCGTCATCTGGCGGCCGCTGCGCAACCGCGGCACCGGCCTGATCGCCATGCTGGTCATCTCGATCGGCCTGTCGCTGCTGTTCCGGTACGTGTTCCTGTACCAGTTCGGCGGCCGCACCCGGCCCTACGCCCAGTACGCCGTGCAGCGGGCCTGGCAGTGGGGCCCGGTCGACATCGCCCCGAAGACCTTCTACTCGATCCTCGTCTCGCTGCTCGTGCTGTTCCTCGTCGGCCTCGGCCTCCAGCGCACCCGGCTGGGCAAGGCCATGCGGGCCGTGGCCGACAACGGCGACCTCGCCGCCGCCTCCGGGATCGACACCCAGCGGGTGGTGCTGCTCGTGTGGGTCTTCGGCGGCGCGCTCGCCGCCCTCGGCGGCGTCCTCCAGGGCCTCAACCAGCAGGTGAGCTGGCAGGTCGGGTTCCAGCTCCTGCTCCTGATGTTCGCCGGCGTCACGCTCGGCGGGCTCGGCACGGCCTACGGCGCGCTCGTCGGCAGCCTCGTCGTCGGGGTGTTCATCAGCGTCTCGACCATCTGGATCGCGGACGAGCTCAAGAACGTCGGCGCCCTGCTCATCCTGATCCTCGTCCTCCTCGTGCGGCCCCAGGGGATCCTGGGCCGGGCGGAGCGGATCGGGTAG
- a CDS encoding branched-chain amino acid ABC transporter permease has protein sequence MDWGSIIDNSVTAMFGLEAVVFALAAVGLNMHFGYTGLLNFGQVGFMAVGAYGAAVTVNYYDLSLWAGVVASLVLALVLALLLGLPTLRLRADYLAIVTIAAGEIIRLIARSVEFEEITGGSSGLSRFAQAFYDLNPYGNGTYGLWFVKFDERRAWVLTVGWLLVILLSVLVFLLIRSPWGRVLKAIREDEDAARSLGKNVYSYKMQSLVLGGIIGAFGGLLLAIGTQSVQPDSYSTPVTFFAYTALILGGTARIGGPILGSMLFWGLLALTDNLLRQAISADYIPTWLMDSTQVGQVRFMLVGVGLAVLMVFRPQGIFGDRREIALDAR, from the coding sequence GTGGACTGGGGATCGATCATCGACAACTCGGTGACGGCCATGTTCGGCCTGGAGGCGGTGGTGTTCGCGCTCGCCGCCGTCGGCCTCAACATGCACTTCGGCTACACCGGGCTGCTGAACTTCGGCCAGGTCGGGTTCATGGCCGTCGGTGCCTACGGCGCCGCCGTCACCGTCAACTACTACGACCTGTCGCTGTGGGCCGGGGTGGTGGCGAGCCTCGTCCTCGCGCTCGTGCTCGCCCTGCTGCTCGGCCTGCCGACCCTGCGGCTACGGGCCGACTACCTGGCCATCGTCACGATCGCGGCCGGCGAGATCATCCGCCTCATCGCCCGGTCCGTGGAGTTCGAGGAGATCACCGGCGGATCGTCGGGCCTCAGCCGCTTCGCCCAGGCCTTCTACGACCTCAACCCCTACGGCAACGGCACCTACGGGCTGTGGTTCGTGAAGTTCGACGAGCGCAGGGCCTGGGTCCTCACCGTCGGGTGGCTCCTCGTCATCCTCCTGTCGGTCCTCGTGTTCCTCCTCATCCGCAGCCCGTGGGGCCGGGTGCTGAAGGCCATCAGGGAGGACGAGGACGCGGCCAGGAGCCTCGGCAAGAACGTCTACTCGTACAAGATGCAGAGCCTCGTGCTCGGCGGGATCATCGGCGCCTTCGGCGGGCTGCTGCTGGCCATCGGCACCCAGTCCGTCCAGCCCGACTCGTACTCCACGCCGGTGACGTTCTTCGCCTACACGGCGCTCATCCTCGGCGGCACCGCCCGGATCGGCGGGCCCATCCTCGGCTCCATGCTGTTCTGGGGCCTGCTGGCGCTGACCGACAACCTCCTGCGCCAGGCCATCTCGGCCGACTACATCCCGACCTGGCTGATGGACAGCACCCAGGTCGGCCAGGTCCGCTTCATGCTCGTCGGGGTCGGCCTCGCCGTGCTGATGGTGTTCCGGCCGCAGGGGATCTTCGGCGACCGGAGGGAGATCGCGCTCGATGCCCGCTGA
- a CDS encoding ABC transporter ATP-binding protein — protein sequence MPADAPGRLAVNPLAGVAAEPGAAKPDPILVADGVQRRFGGLKAVDVDHLEIQTGAITALIGPNGAGKTTLFNLLTGFDKPDNGQWVFQGAKMAGMPAHKVARVGMVRTFQLTKALAKMSVLDNMKLGATGQRGENFVRALLPGTWRAQEREIEAKADELLERFKLAHMRDEFAGTLSGGQRKLLEMARALMSDPKLVMLDEPMAGVNPALTQSLLGHIKDLRNEGMTVLFVEHDMDVVQDISQWVVVMAQGSIIAEGPPESMGENQAVIDAYLGAHHDAPMTAEEEQAILAQAEAAIAAEEAVAESADGEVTTPVADLPGADPHGRQTTPETAEPPERT from the coding sequence ATGCCCGCTGACGCACCCGGCCGGCTGGCGGTGAACCCGCTCGCCGGCGTCGCCGCCGAGCCCGGCGCGGCCAAGCCCGACCCGATCCTCGTGGCCGACGGCGTCCAGCGCCGCTTCGGCGGGCTCAAGGCCGTCGACGTCGACCACCTCGAGATCCAGACCGGCGCCATCACCGCGCTGATCGGCCCCAACGGGGCCGGCAAGACGACCCTGTTCAACCTGCTCACCGGGTTCGACAAGCCCGACAACGGCCAGTGGGTGTTCCAGGGGGCGAAGATGGCCGGGATGCCGGCCCACAAGGTGGCGAGGGTCGGCATGGTCCGCACGTTCCAGCTGACCAAGGCGCTGGCCAAGATGAGCGTGCTCGACAACATGAAGCTCGGGGCCACCGGCCAGCGGGGCGAGAACTTCGTGCGGGCCCTCCTGCCCGGCACCTGGCGGGCGCAGGAGAGGGAGATCGAGGCCAAGGCGGACGAGCTGCTGGAGCGGTTCAAGCTCGCGCACATGCGCGACGAGTTCGCCGGGACCCTGTCGGGAGGCCAGCGCAAGCTCCTCGAGATGGCGCGCGCGCTGATGAGCGACCCGAAGCTCGTCATGCTCGACGAGCCCATGGCCGGCGTGAACCCCGCGCTCACCCAGTCGCTGCTCGGTCACATCAAGGACCTGCGCAACGAGGGGATGACCGTGCTGTTCGTCGAGCACGACATGGACGTCGTGCAGGACATCAGCCAGTGGGTCGTCGTGATGGCGCAGGGGTCGATCATCGCCGAGGGCCCGCCCGAGTCGATGGGCGAGAACCAGGCCGTCATCGACGCCTACCTCGGCGCCCATCACGACGCGCCGATGACGGCCGAGGAGGAGCAGGCCATCCTCGCCCAGGCCGAGGCGGCGATCGCCGCCGAGGAGGCGGTGGCCGAGAGCGCCGACGGCGAGGTGACCACGCCGGTCGCCGACCTGCCCGGCGCCGACCCGCACGGCCGCCAGACGACGCCCGAGACCGCTGAGCCCCCGGAGCGAACGTGA
- a CDS encoding ABC transporter ATP-binding protein, with protein MSDDQAFRPPADAGGTPQVQEDGARGNDGASSATATATATGSGTGTRSANGSEHLVEVRQVVAGYVPGVNILNGVDLTLAEGELVGVIGPNGAGKSTLLKALFGLIPIREGNVFLRGDDVTGQSAHKLVGQGIGYVPQNKNVFPRLTVEENLEMGLFLRPKQFDQRFAFVAELFPLLKDRRKQRAGSMSGGERQMLAMGRALMMDPSVLLLDEPSAGLSPAYQDEVFIRCRQINAAGVSIVMVEQNARRCLQICHRGYVLDQGRNAYTDTGDQLLNDPKVIELYLGTLAKVR; from the coding sequence GTGAGCGACGACCAGGCCTTCCGGCCGCCCGCCGACGCCGGCGGGACCCCGCAGGTGCAGGAGGACGGCGCGAGGGGGAACGACGGTGCCTCGTCGGCCACCGCCACCGCCACCGCCACGGGGTCGGGCACCGGCACGCGGTCGGCGAACGGCAGCGAGCACCTCGTCGAGGTCCGCCAGGTGGTCGCCGGGTACGTGCCCGGCGTGAACATCCTGAACGGCGTCGACCTCACCCTGGCCGAGGGCGAGCTGGTCGGCGTGATCGGGCCCAACGGGGCCGGCAAGTCGACCCTGCTGAAGGCCCTGTTCGGGCTGATCCCGATCCGCGAGGGCAACGTGTTCCTGCGGGGCGACGACGTGACCGGCCAGTCGGCCCACAAGCTCGTCGGGCAGGGCATCGGCTACGTGCCGCAGAACAAGAACGTGTTCCCCCGGCTCACCGTCGAGGAGAACCTGGAGATGGGCCTGTTCCTGCGGCCCAAGCAGTTCGACCAGCGGTTCGCGTTCGTGGCCGAGCTGTTCCCCCTGCTGAAGGACCGGCGCAAGCAGCGGGCCGGCTCGATGTCGGGCGGCGAGCGCCAGATGCTCGCCATGGGCCGGGCGCTGATGATGGACCCGTCCGTGCTGCTCCTCGACGAGCCCTCGGCCGGCCTGTCGCCCGCGTACCAGGACGAGGTCTTCATCCGCTGCCGCCAGATCAACGCCGCCGGCGTGTCGATCGTGATGGTCGAGCAGAACGCCCGCCGCTGCCTCCAGATCTGCCACCGCGGCTACGTCCTCGACCAGGGCCGCAACGCCTACACCGACACGGGCGACCAGCTCCTCAACGACCCGAAGGTCATCGAGCTCTACCTCGGCACCCTCGCCAAGGTCCGCTAG